A genomic segment from Pseudomonas sp. S09G 359 encodes:
- the araG gene encoding L-arabinose ABC transporter ATP-binding protein AraG, whose amino-acid sequence MTGAALRFNGIGKEFPGVKALAQISFEARPREVHALMGENGAGKSTLLKILGGAYLPSSGTLQIGEQTMDFKSAADSIASGVAVIHQELHLVPEMSVAENLFLGHLPTRFGVVNRSLLRKQALACLKGLADEIDPDEKLGRLSLGQRQLVEIAKALSRGAHVIAFDEPTSSLSAREIDRLMAIITRLRDEGKVVLYVSHRMEEVFRICNAVTVFKDGRYVRTFDDMSTLSHDQLVTCMVGRDIQDIYDYRPREHGEVALKVQGLLGPGLREAVSLQVHKGEILGLFGLVGAGRTELFRLLSGLQRASAGSLQLCGENLHLRSPRDAIAAGVLLCPEDRKKEGIIPLSSVAENINISARGAHSTFGWLLREGWEKGNADQQIKAMKVKTPNAEQKIMYLSGGNQQKAILGRWLSMPMKVLLLDEPTRGIDIGAKSEIYQIIHNLAASGIAVIVVSSDLMEVMGISDRILVMSEGALTGELTRDQADEARLLQLALPRSRA is encoded by the coding sequence ATGACCGGCGCGGCCCTGCGTTTCAACGGCATCGGCAAGGAGTTTCCCGGTGTCAAAGCCCTGGCGCAGATCAGCTTTGAAGCGCGGCCGCGTGAGGTGCATGCGCTGATGGGCGAGAACGGCGCGGGCAAGTCGACACTGCTGAAAATCCTCGGCGGCGCCTACCTGCCGAGCAGCGGCACGCTGCAGATCGGCGAGCAGACCATGGACTTCAAGAGTGCTGCCGACAGCATTGCCAGCGGCGTGGCGGTGATCCACCAGGAACTGCACCTGGTGCCGGAAATGAGCGTGGCCGAGAACCTCTTCCTCGGGCATTTGCCGACGCGTTTTGGTGTGGTCAATCGCAGCCTGCTGCGCAAGCAGGCGTTGGCGTGCCTTAAAGGCCTGGCCGATGAAATCGACCCGGACGAGAAGCTCGGGCGCCTGTCCCTTGGTCAGCGCCAACTGGTGGAAATCGCCAAGGCGCTGTCGCGTGGTGCCCATGTGATTGCCTTCGATGAGCCCACCAGCAGCCTGTCCGCGCGGGAAATCGACCGGCTGATGGCAATCATCACGCGCCTGCGCGATGAGGGCAAAGTGGTGTTGTACGTGTCACATCGCATGGAAGAAGTGTTCCGCATCTGCAACGCGGTCACGGTGTTCAAGGACGGCCGGTACGTGCGCACCTTTGACGACATGAGCACGCTGAGCCACGACCAGTTGGTGACCTGCATGGTCGGCCGCGATATCCAGGATATCTATGACTACCGCCCGCGTGAGCACGGCGAGGTGGCACTTAAAGTCCAGGGCTTGCTCGGCCCAGGCTTGCGCGAGGCGGTCAGCCTGCAGGTGCACAAGGGCGAGATTCTTGGCCTGTTCGGGCTGGTGGGGGCCGGGCGTACGGAGCTGTTCCGCTTGCTCAGTGGTTTGCAGCGCGCCAGTGCCGGCAGCCTGCAACTGTGCGGTGAAAACCTGCACCTGCGCTCGCCCCGTGATGCCATCGCCGCCGGCGTGCTGCTGTGCCCGGAAGACCGCAAAAAGGAAGGCATCATCCCGCTGTCCAGCGTCGCCGAAAACATCAATATCAGTGCGCGTGGTGCGCATTCGACCTTTGGCTGGCTGTTGCGTGAGGGCTGGGAAAAAGGCAACGCCGACCAGCAGATCAAGGCGATGAAAGTCAAAACGCCGAATGCTGAACAGAAAATCATGTACCTGTCCGGCGGCAATCAGCAGAAAGCCATTCTCGGCCGCTGGCTGTCGATGCCGATGAAAGTCTTGCTGCTGGACGAACCGACCCGTGGCATCGATATCGGCGCCAAGTCGGAGATCTACCAGATCATCCACAACCTGGCCGCCAGCGGCATTGCGGTGATCGTGGTGTCCAGCGATTTGATGGAAGTGATGGGCATCTCCGACCGCATCCTGGTGATGAGCGAAGGCGCCCTGACCGGCGAACTGACCCGCGACCAGGCAGATGAAGCACGCCTGCTGCAACTGGCACTCCCGCGTTCGCGGGCTTGA
- a CDS encoding MFS transporter: MHSTPAVNTKLFALFCLASFLLSLSYGSTFLLSLLIHSRGGNEHDAGSVISTAMLSTFVAVVLSGHLADALGAARAIAGMGLLLVVACLGFALTPGFGQGLMLFGLALGLGWGVFYTLGPIIVTMLVEPKQRARYFALLSGSMLSGIGSGPLLGRAASALALPLTTAFYIAAVASLAGVLLFWRIGAQLKHHANAPTSRISWATSRRVLSSKAAFAILMVGLGGCVFGGLSSFQTSYAAARGLDYSLFFAGFLSAAISSRLLIAGFVVRRDAYWAACVLSGTMLGAIALFAFGVTGNLSYLLAAATLGLGYGLTYSVINGLVANEAPPGTTPQALLLFSLAYFVGVFGFPWLAGRIIVDYGLSALMLSVLAIAALNWLISVARLLERRFLTHKILQVR; this comes from the coding sequence ATGCATTCCACACCCGCCGTGAATACCAAGCTGTTCGCCTTGTTTTGCCTGGCCAGCTTCTTGTTGTCGCTGTCCTATGGCTCAACATTTCTGCTGTCGCTGCTGATTCATTCACGAGGCGGCAACGAGCATGATGCTGGCAGCGTGATTTCCACCGCGATGCTCAGCACCTTCGTGGCGGTGGTGCTCTCCGGGCACCTGGCCGATGCATTGGGCGCGGCGCGGGCCATCGCGGGCATGGGTCTGTTGCTGGTAGTGGCGTGCCTGGGTTTTGCCCTGACGCCGGGGTTTGGCCAAGGTTTGATGCTGTTCGGCTTGGCCCTGGGGTTGGGCTGGGGCGTGTTCTATACCTTGGGCCCGATCATCGTGACCATGCTGGTGGAGCCCAAGCAACGGGCCAGGTATTTCGCCCTGCTGTCGGGCAGCATGTTGAGCGGCATCGGTTCCGGCCCGTTGCTCGGGCGCGCCGCGAGCGCGCTGGCGCTGCCCCTGACGACCGCGTTCTATATCGCGGCCGTGGCCAGCCTGGCCGGGGTGCTGCTGTTCTGGCGGATCGGCGCACAACTCAAGCATCACGCAAACGCGCCTACCTCGAGGATTTCCTGGGCCACCAGCCGCCGCGTGCTGTCGTCCAAAGCCGCGTTCGCGATCCTGATGGTCGGCCTGGGCGGCTGTGTATTTGGCGGGCTGTCATCATTCCAGACCAGCTATGCCGCCGCGCGTGGCTTGGATTATTCGCTGTTCTTTGCAGGCTTCCTGAGCGCCGCGATCAGCAGCCGCCTGTTGATCGCCGGTTTTGTGGTCAGGCGCGATGCCTACTGGGCGGCCTGCGTGTTGTCGGGGACCATGCTCGGAGCCATCGCCCTGTTTGCCTTTGGCGTGACCGGCAACCTGAGTTACCTGCTGGCGGCTGCCACGCTGGGGCTCGGTTATGGCCTGACGTATTCCGTGATCAACGGGCTGGTGGCCAATGAAGCGCCGCCCGGCACGACGCCTCAGGCGCTGTTGCTGTTCAGCCTGGCCTACTTTGTCGGGGTGTTCGGGTTTCCTTGGTTGGCGGGCAGGATCATCGTCGACTACGGCCTGTCGGCACTCATGCTGAGCGTACTGGCCATCGCCGCGTTGAATTGGCTGATCAGCGTGGCACGTTTGCTGGAGCGCCGGTTTTTAACACACAAAATCTTACAGGTGCGCTGA
- a CDS encoding substrate-binding domain-containing protein, with amino-acid sequence MFKKTLGAVALAMAFSSVALAEEVKIGFLVKQAEEPWFQTEWAFAEKAGKDQGFTVIKIAVPDGEKTLSAIDTLAANGAKGFVICPPDVSLGPAIMAKAKLNNLKVLAVDDRFVDAKGKPMEDVPYVGLDAYKIGQKQGEAMATEAKKRGWDWKETYAVINTFDELETGKKRTDGSVEGLKAAGLPADHILFSAQKTLDVPGSMDSTNSALVKLPGTAKNLLIGGMNDSTVLGGVRATESAGFKAANVIGVGINGTDAIEELKKSDTGFYGSMLLSPDASGYKTASAMFEWVTKGTEPAKFTALDNVTLITRANFKEELSKIGLWK; translated from the coding sequence ATGTTCAAGAAGACTCTAGGCGCTGTGGCGCTGGCGATGGCATTCAGCAGCGTGGCGCTGGCCGAGGAAGTCAAGATCGGCTTCCTGGTCAAGCAGGCCGAAGAACCCTGGTTCCAGACCGAATGGGCCTTCGCCGAAAAAGCCGGCAAGGACCAAGGCTTCACCGTGATCAAGATCGCCGTGCCCGACGGCGAAAAAACCCTCTCGGCCATCGACACCCTGGCCGCCAACGGCGCCAAGGGCTTTGTGATCTGCCCGCCGGACGTGTCCCTGGGCCCGGCGATCATGGCCAAGGCCAAGCTCAATAACCTTAAAGTGCTGGCGGTAGACGACCGTTTCGTCGACGCCAAGGGCAAGCCCATGGAAGACGTGCCCTACGTCGGCCTGGACGCCTACAAGATCGGCCAGAAACAGGGCGAGGCCATGGCCACCGAGGCGAAAAAACGCGGTTGGGATTGGAAAGAAACCTACGCCGTGATCAACACCTTCGACGAGCTGGAAACCGGCAAGAAACGCACCGACGGTTCGGTAGAAGGCCTCAAGGCCGCCGGCCTGCCGGCTGACCATATCCTGTTCAGCGCGCAGAAAACCCTCGACGTCCCCGGCAGCATGGATTCCACCAACTCAGCCCTGGTGAAACTGCCCGGCACCGCGAAAAACCTGCTGATCGGCGGCATGAACGACAGCACCGTACTCGGAGGCGTGCGCGCCACTGAAAGCGCCGGCTTCAAGGCGGCCAACGTGATTGGCGTGGGTATCAACGGCACCGACGCCATTGAGGAGCTTAAGAAGTCAGATACCGGTTTCTACGGCTCGATGCTGCTGAGCCCGGACGCGTCCGGCTACAAAACCGCCAGCGCGATGTTCGAGTGGGTCACCAAAGGCACCGAGCCGGCCAAGTTCACCGCGCTGGATAACGTCACCCTGATTACCCGCGCCAACTTCAAGGAAGAGTTGAGCAAAATCGGGCTGTGGAAATGA
- the araH gene encoding L-arabinose ABC transporter permease AraH — translation MSEVKTAKGFWPGFNQRKFLDDWVMLLAALSIFVLSAVFIDNFLSPLNMRGLGLAISTVGIAACTMLFCLASGHFDLSVGSVIACAGVVAGIVIRDTDSVVLGVSAALAMGLVVGLINGIVIAKLRINALIATLATMQIVRGLAYIFSNGKAVGVMDEGFFVFGNGQLMGVPVPIIITIVCFVFFGWLLNYTTYGRNTMAIGGNQEAALLAGVNVDRTKIIIFAVHGLVGALAGVILASRMTSGQPMIGQGFELTVISACVLGGVSLSGGIGMIRHVIAGVLILAIIENAMNLKNIDTFYQYVIRGSILLLAVIIDRMKQR, via the coding sequence ATGTCTGAAGTTAAAACTGCAAAGGGCTTCTGGCCGGGCTTCAACCAGCGCAAGTTCCTCGATGACTGGGTGATGCTGCTGGCGGCGTTGAGTATTTTTGTGCTCAGCGCGGTGTTTATCGACAACTTCCTCTCGCCGCTGAACATGCGTGGCCTGGGCCTGGCGATTTCGACCGTGGGCATCGCCGCGTGCACCATGCTGTTCTGCCTGGCGTCGGGGCACTTCGACTTGTCGGTGGGTTCGGTGATCGCCTGCGCGGGGGTGGTGGCCGGGATTGTGATCCGCGACACCGACAGCGTGGTGCTTGGCGTGTCGGCGGCCCTGGCCATGGGCCTGGTGGTGGGGCTGATCAACGGCATCGTGATTGCCAAGCTGCGTATCAATGCGTTGATCGCGACGCTGGCGACCATGCAGATCGTGCGCGGCCTGGCCTATATCTTCTCCAACGGCAAGGCCGTGGGTGTAATGGATGAAGGCTTCTTCGTGTTCGGCAACGGCCAACTGATGGGCGTGCCGGTGCCGATCATCATCACCATCGTGTGCTTTGTGTTCTTCGGCTGGCTGCTCAACTACACCACCTACGGGCGCAACACCATGGCCATCGGCGGCAACCAGGAAGCGGCGCTGCTGGCGGGCGTGAATGTCGACCGCACCAAGATCATCATCTTTGCCGTGCACGGGCTGGTCGGCGCACTGGCCGGGGTGATCCTTGCCTCGCGCATGACCTCGGGCCAGCCGATGATCGGCCAGGGTTTTGAGCTGACGGTGATTTCGGCCTGCGTCCTCGGCGGGGTATCGTTGAGCGGCGGCATCGGCATGATCCGCCATGTGATCGCCGGGGTGCTGATTCTGGCGATCATCGAGAATGCGATGAACCTGAAGAACATCGACACCTTTTACCAGTATGTGATCCGGGGTTCGATCCTGTTGCTGGCGGTCATTATCGACCGTATGAAACAGCGCTAG
- a CDS encoding GNAT family N-acetyltransferase, which yields MSIEIRPAVPSDAAQILAFITELAEYEKARHEVIASVVDIERSLFSEGATAHGLICSRDGLPIGFAVFFFSYSTWLGSNCLYLEDLYINPEQRGGGAGKKLLRHLAKIACDNGCGRFEWSVLDWNEPAIAFYKSIGAQPQEEWVRYRMEGDALRDFALG from the coding sequence ATGTCCATCGAGATTCGCCCCGCCGTGCCCAGCGATGCTGCGCAAATCCTGGCTTTTATCACCGAGCTTGCCGAGTACGAAAAGGCCCGGCATGAAGTGATCGCCAGCGTGGTGGACATCGAGCGCAGCCTGTTCAGCGAGGGCGCCACGGCACATGGCCTGATCTGCTCTCGCGATGGTTTGCCGATTGGCTTTGCGGTGTTCTTTTTCAGCTACTCGACATGGCTGGGCAGCAACTGCCTGTACCTCGAAGACCTGTACATCAACCCCGAACAACGCGGCGGCGGGGCGGGCAAGAAGCTGCTGCGTCATCTGGCCAAGATCGCCTGCGATAACGGTTGCGGCCGTTTCGAGTGGAGCGTGTTGGACTGGAATGAACCGGCGATTGCCTTCTACAAATCCATCGGCGCCCAGCCGCAGGAGGAGTGGGTGCGCTACCGCATGGAAGGCGACGCGCTGCGCGACTTTGCCCTCGGTTAA
- a CDS encoding SDR family oxidoreductase — protein sequence MQPQPLSLPAVPEPTYGERLKNKVVIITGAAQGIGEAIVACFQAQQARLVIADIQGDKVEKVAAHWRERGAEIIAQPVDITSKEQWQALVNVAIERFGRVDVLVNCAGVNVFRDPLEMTDEDWRRCFAIDLDGAWYGCRAVLPHMIEQGIGNIINIASTHSSHIIPGCFPYPVAKHGLLGLTRALGIEYAPKGIRVNAIAPGYIETQLNADYWNGFPDPHAERQRAFDLHPPKRIGQPIEVAMSALFLATDEAPFINATCLMIDGGRSVMYHD from the coding sequence ATGCAGCCCCAACCGTTGTCGTTACCCGCTGTACCCGAGCCCACCTATGGCGAGCGGCTGAAGAACAAAGTGGTGATCATCACCGGCGCCGCCCAGGGCATTGGCGAGGCGATCGTCGCCTGTTTCCAGGCCCAGCAGGCGCGCCTGGTGATTGCCGATATCCAGGGCGACAAGGTCGAGAAAGTTGCCGCCCACTGGCGCGAGCGCGGCGCCGAGATCATTGCGCAACCCGTCGATATCACTTCCAAGGAGCAATGGCAGGCGCTGGTCAACGTGGCCATCGAGCGCTTTGGTCGCGTGGATGTGCTGGTCAATTGCGCTGGGGTCAATGTGTTCCGTGACCCACTGGAAATGACCGACGAAGACTGGCGCCGCTGCTTCGCCATCGACCTTGACGGCGCCTGGTACGGTTGCCGCGCGGTGCTGCCGCATATGATCGAGCAGGGCATCGGCAACATCATCAATATCGCCTCCACCCATTCCAGCCACATCATCCCCGGTTGCTTCCCGTACCCGGTCGCCAAACATGGCCTGCTCGGCCTCACCCGCGCCCTGGGCATCGAGTACGCGCCCAAGGGCATCCGCGTGAATGCCATCGCGCCGGGTTATATCGAAACCCAGCTCAACGCCGATTACTGGAACGGTTTCCCCGACCCCCACGCCGAGCGCCAGCGCGCCTTCGATTTGCACCCGCCCAAGCGCATCGGCCAGCCGATCGAGGTGGCGATGAGTGCGCTGTTTTTGGCGACTGACGAGGCGCCCTTTATCAATGCGACCTGCCTGATGATCGATGGTGGGCGTTCGGTGATGTACCACGACTAA